In a genomic window of Vigna angularis cultivar LongXiaoDou No.4 chromosome 6, ASM1680809v1, whole genome shotgun sequence:
- the LOC108346001 gene encoding flowering locus K homology domain produces the protein MAEVDQNASAEHEAEETVEAELQGGEEPVVAEKKWPGWPGESVFRMLVPAQKVGGIIGRKGEFIKKIVEETRARVKILDGPPGTAQRAVMISGKDDPDSSLPPAVDGLLRVHKRIIDGLESDFTHAPSGVAGKVSTKLLVAASQAGSLIGKQGGTVKSIQEASNCVVRVLGAEDLPIFALQDDRVVEVVGDAAGVHKALELIASHLRKFLVDRSVIPIFEMNMQIANPHHAEPMPPHQSWGPPQGLPPNTGGGPGFGPPSQYVPPPRQLDNYYPPAEIPPVERQPHQGISAYGRDASIGIHASSNTQSAPSVVTQITQQMQIPLSYADAVIGTAGASISYIRRASGATVTIQETRGVPGEMTVEISGTASQVQTAQQLIQNFMAEAAAAVGGAPAQPQAGGPAADQGYSSYPAHASVYASPPSNPGHAGGYSSVYGANYGY, from the exons ATGGCTGAAGTGGATCAGAACGCGAGCGCTGAGCATGAGGCGGAGGAAACAGTTGAGGCGGAATTGCAAGGTGGCGAAGAGCCGGTTGTGGCTGAGAAGAAGTGGCCGGGGTGGCCTGGAGAGAGTGTGTTTCGGATGTTAGTTCCTGCGCAGAAGGTTGGGGGCATAATTGGACGTAAAGGAGAGTTCATTAAGAAAATTGTGGAGGAGACACGAGCTCGCGTTAAAATTCTTGATGGTCCTCCTGGAACTGCGCAAAGGGCT GTAATGATATCAGGCAAAGATGATCCTGATTCCTCTCTTCCTCCTGCTGTGGATGGCTTATTGAGGGTTCATAAGAGGATTATTGATGGTTTGGAGAGTGATTTTACCCATGCTCCTTCAGGTGTGGCTGGGAAGGTTTCTACTAAACTTCTAGTGGCAGCCTCACAAGCAGGGAGTTTAATTGGGAAGCAAGGAGGAACTGTAAAATCTATCCAAGAAGCATCCAATTGTGTTGTTAGAGTTCTTGGAGCAG AAGACCTCCCAATTTTTGCTCTTCAAGATGACAGGGTGGTTGAAGTAGTTGGGGATGCTGCTGGAGTACATAAGGCACTAGAGTTAATTGCTTCCCACCTAAGGAAGTTTCTAGTTGATCGCAGTGTAATTCCAATTTTTGAAATGAAT ATGCAAATAGCCAATCCCCATCACGCAGAGCCCATGCCACCCCACCAATCTTGGGGTCCACCACAGGGCCTTCCTCCAAATACTGGTGGAGGTCCTGGTTTTGGACCTCCTTCTCAGTACGTACCACCTCCACGACAACTTGATAATTATTATCCACCAGCCGAGATCCCTCCAGTCGAAAGACAGCCCCATCAAGGTATATCTGCATATGGAAGAGATGCTTCAATAGGCATTCATGCATCTTCAAATACTCAATCTGCACCTTCTGTAGTCACACAG ATAACGCAGCAAATGCAAATTCCTCTCTCGTATGCTGATGCGGTCATTGGAACAGCAGGAGCGAGTATAAGCTACATCAGAAGAGCTAGTGGGGCTACTGTTACCATACAAGAAACAAGAGGTGTTCCTGGGGAGATGACTGTTGAAATCAGTGGAACCGCATCTCAAGTCCAAACAGCTCAGCAACTGATACAG AATTTTATGGCTGAAGCTGCAGCAGCAGTTGGTGGGGCACCGGCACAGCCGCAAGCAGGTGGACCTGCTGCAGACCAAGGATACAGCTCTTATCCTGCCCACGCTTCTGTGTATGCATCTCCTCCTTCCAATCCAGGACATGCTGGAGGATATAGCTCTGTTTATGGTGCAAACTATGGTTACTAA
- the LOC128197553 gene encoding uncharacterized protein LOC128197553, with product MPKSHGKGSEGSQSSVNGEKRGTREDPEEKIEVEREENQKCWIIKGELSIIEGNGTQGHTTRATNVFEVQNITRTTEVHLTIDSMEENAVQGFKTWQQKSKNLSWEDLDGGFGADNKCSDIVDVASKKGAKVAGLREDNLTKVGGKNTSGEDCDGNGVTLAFQSEVAKAADFSEESVVGLGAYSKTVEEKDRGKKAESGKNMVNTTSENKVEDVTVLSVDGSKVVCVEEAKDEGGSEEVEKDKDCSENTVTIGVPIAETSENMVVHVKDLRDKGYGFAFGDFGRGQVESKPWWLGLIYDPPDDALKMEQKNRSSVTFFHHFNAFWDNIDERVKQSSCIDFANVVEAAGEVGRPPSMKLSRLVIDKRTGSEFEFTLAFGKNSGIKEGIVPKTGIDRLLYSQTKPANYFLM from the coding sequence ATGCCAAAATCCCATGGAAAGGGATCCGAAGGCAGCCAGAGCTCTGTGAATGGAGAGAAAAGAGGAACAAGGGAGGATCCTGAAGAGAAAATTGAGGTAGAAAGGGAGGAAAATCAGAAGTGTTGGATAATAAAAGGGGAGTTGTCCATAATTGAAGGCAATGGCACCCAAGGTCACACAACAAGGGCAACAAATGTTTTTGAAGTTCAAAACATCACAAGAACAACAGAAGTACACCTAACCATCGATAGCATGGAAGAAAATGCAGTCCAGGGGTTCAAGACCTGGCAACAAAAATCCAAGAACCTTTCTTGGGAAGATCTTGATGGCGGGTTTGGGGCTGATAATAAGTGCAGTGACATTGTTGATGTTGCTTCTAAGAAAGGTGCAAAAGTTGCTGGTCTAAGGGAGGATAATTTGACCAAGGTTGGTGGGAAAAATACATCAGGTGAAGATTGTGATGGCAATGGTGTGACTCTTGCTTTTCAGAGTGAAGTTGCAAAAGCTGCTGATTTTAGTGAGGAGAGTGTGGTAGGTCTTGGTGCGTATTCTAAAACAGTGGAGGAGAAAGATAGAGGAAAGAAAGCAGAAAGTGGTAAGAACATGGTCAATACTACTTCTGAGAATAAAGTAGAAGATGTGACTGTATTGAGTGTGGATGGTTCAAAAGTGGTTTGTGTTGAGGAAGCAAAAGACGAGGGAGGCAGTGAAGAGGTAGAAAAGGACAAAGATTGTTCTGAGAACACTGTGACTATAGGGGTTCCAATTGCAGAGACAAGTGAAAACATGGTGGTACACGTGAAGGACTTGAGAGATAAAGGTTATGGTTTTGCTTTTGGTGATTTTGGTCGGGGACAAGTCGAGAGTAAACCTTGGTGGCTTGGCCTAATTTATGACCCACCTGATGACGcattgaagatggaacaaaAGAACAGATCTTCGGTTACCTTCTTCCATCACTTTAATGCATTTTGGGACAACATTGATGAGAGGGTTAAACAGAGTAGCTGCATCGATTTTGCCAATGTTGTAGAAGCTGCAGGGGAGGTTGGAAGGCCTCCGTCTATGAAGCTGAGTCGTTTAGTCATTGACAAGCGAACAGGTTCTGAATTTGAATTTACTCTCGCATTTGGGAAAAATTCTGGAATTAAGGAAGGAATTGTGCCCAAAACTGGCATAGATAGACTTTTATATAGTCAAACTAAGCCAGCAAATTACTTCCTCATGTGA
- the LOC108345317 gene encoding uncharacterized protein LOC108345317: MISSISWVPKGVSKPVIYMTKAMKDVLKEFYGDEDPYLSKDKNEYDYDYEELCNPIYPTDSLIVCARPKVEGSDSFGILEVLRLNPDIRHPASPFTHHEILISALPLCLAWLDCPLQGGERGNFLAVGSMKPNIGIFNIDVIPGDGRGEPCMVLGSTEDDGHSDAVLGLAWNKEYRNIIASASVDKQVKIWDVVSGKCEITMTDHSDKVQAVAWNLHSPRLLLSGSFDGTVFLKDGRMPSNDGCEWKLNAKVKSLAWDPHSEHSFVVSLANGTVRLIDVRTAKSDSGSEFNANEHGKAVTSVSYNPSAPNLLATGSEDETVKLWDLSHNQPSCVASYSPKVGPVFCISFSEEDPFFLAIGGSKGNLRIWNLHQDSGISQRYGNYMK; this comes from the exons ATGATTTCGTCAATTTCATGGGTACCAAAAGGAGTATCAAAACCAGTTATCTACATGACCAAAGCCATGAAGGACGTCCTCAAGGAATTTTATGGTGATGAGGATCCATATCTCAGCAAAGATAAAAAT gaatatgattatgattatgaggAACTTTGCAATCCCATTTATCCAACGGATTCTCTCATTGTTTGTGCACGGCCAAAGGTAGAAGGTAGTGATAGTTTTGGTATTCTTGAG GTTTTGAGACTTAATCCCGACATCCGACATCCAGCATCGCCGTTTACTCACCATGAAATCCTAATTTCAGCATTGCCGCTTTGCTTAGCTTGGCTTGATTGTCCCCTTCAAGGAGGAGAGAGAG GGAACTTCTTAGCTGTTGGTTCAATGAAACCTAATATTGGAATTTTTAACATTGACGTT ATTCCAGGGGATGGAAGGGGAGAGCCATGTATGGTGTTGGGTAGCACTGAAGATGATGGGCACAGTGACGCAGTACTTGGTCTTGCATGGAACAAAGAGTACAG GAATATAATTGCAAGTGCGAGTGTTGACAAGCAAGTGAAGATTTGGGATGTTGTCAGTGGGAAGTGTGAAATTACGATGACGGATCACTCAGACAAG GTTCAAGCTGTTGCTTGGAATCTCCATTCACCGCGGCTTCTTCTTAGTGGTTCGTTTGATGGTACTGTTTTTCTG AAGGACGGGAGGATGCCATCAAACGATGGTTGTGAGTGGAAACTCAATGCTAAAGTAAAGAGCTTGGCATGGGATCCACACTCTGAGCACTCTTTTGTG GTGAGTCTTGCAAATGGTACTGTTAGATTGATTGATGTTCGGACTGCCAAGTCAGATTCCGGATCTGAGTTCAATGCTAATGAACACGGCAAAGCTGTTACATCAGTATCCTACAATCCGTCAGCTCCTAAT CTTCTCGCCACTGGATCGGAGGACGAAACG GTAAAGCTTTGGGATTTGTCACACAACCAACCTTCTTGTGTGGCCTCTTATTCTCCAAAAGTA GGGCCTGTCTTTTGTATTTCATTCTCGGAAGAAGACCCTTTTTTTTTGGCTATAGGAGGCTCAAAGGGAAATTTACGA ATATGGAACCTTCACCAGGATTCTGGAATTTCTCAAAGATATGGGAATTACATGAAGTAA
- the LOC108343852 gene encoding uncharacterized protein LOC108343852, translating into MSSMSNHDLIIGQSHNLALGHNQQLVLNHTHSLGLSGNHDLDLGQTDDQHLGLGQPHDHELGLGIANDHELGLGLNHDDGVGVHRYGHEDELSMDQKPEHDGHGMPIPTHNHELTITENNELSVSENQEFDENIAMTMVHNPEMSIESAEEMGVHESQLMVATSPVIQARTLAISPNYELSVGQEFPDVKSCRRALRDTAIALHFEMQTIKSDKTRFTAKCRSEGCPWRIHAAKLPGVPTFTIRTIHEHHTCGGISHLGHQQASVQWVATSVEQRLRENPNCKPKEILEEIHRVHGITLSYKQAWRGKERIMAAMRGSFEEGYRLLPQYCEQVKRTNPGSIASVYGNPTDNCFQRLFISFQASIYGFLNACRPLLELDRTYLKSKYLGTLLLATGFDGDGALFPLAFGVVDEENDENWMWFLSELHNLMETNTENMPRLTILSDRQKGIVDGVEANFPTAFHGFCMRHLSDSFRKEFNNTILVDLLWEAAQVLTILEFEAKVLEIEEISQDAAYWIRRIPPHLWATAYFEGQSFFHFSANIVESLNTWILEASGLPIIQMMECIRRQLMTWFNERRENSMQWTSILVPSAERVVTEALDRARTHQVLRATDAEFEVISHEGTNTVDIRTRCCQCRGWQLYGLPCAHAVAALLSIRQNVQRFTETCFTVANYRKTYSQTIHPIPDKSLWKELSEAEGVVTVSDVDQLQLQLTINPPKSLRPPGRPRKKRVRAEDRGRIKRVVHCSRCNQTGHFRTTCAAPI; encoded by the coding sequence ATGTCTTCAATGTCTAATCATGATTTGATAATTGGCCAGAGTCATAATTTGGCACTTGGCCATAACCAGCAACTGGTGCTGAACCACACTCATAGTTTGGGCCTCAGTGGGAACCATGATTTGGACTTGGGACAAACTGATGATCAGCATTTGGGTCTGGGACAACCTCACGATCATGAACTGGGCTTAGGAATTGCCAATGACCATGAATTGGGTTTGGGACTGAACCATGATGATGGAGTTGGTGTTCACAGGTATGGGCACGAGGATGAGCTATCCATGGATCAAAAACCAGAGCATGATGGCCATGGGATGCCCATTCCCACTCACAATCATGAGTTGACCATAACAGAGAACAATGAGTTGTCTGTTTCAGAAAATCAGGAATTTGATGAGAACATAGCAATGACTATGGTCCACAACCCAGAAATGAGTATTGAATCTGCTGAAGAAATGGGTGTTCACGAATCCCAGCTTATGGTTGCCACATCCCCTGTGATTCAGGCTCGTACATTAGCCATAAGTCCTAATTATGAATTGTCAGTGGGACAAGAATTCCCTGATGTTAAGAGTTGCCGAAGGGCATTGAGGGATACAGCAATCGCTCTGCATTTTGAGATGCAGACTATAAAATCTGACAAGACTAGGTTTACTGCTAAATGTCGAAGCGAGGGATGTCCCTGGCGCATTCATGCGGCAAAACTCCCTGGTGTTCCAACTTTTACTATTAGGACAATCCATGAGCATCATACATGTGGAGGAATTTCACATCTTGGCCATCAACAAGCCTCAGTTCAATGGGTTGCGACCTCTGTTGAGCAAAGGCTGAGGGAGAACCCTAATTGCAAGCCAAAGGAGATATTGGAAGAGATTCATAGGGTTCATGGCATCACTTTGTCATACAAGCAAGCTTGGAGAGGCAAGGAGCGTATCATGGCTGCAATGCGTGGATCTTTTGAAGAGGGATACCGCTTGCTTCCACAATACTGTGAACAGGTGAAACGCACAAATCCAGGCAGTATTGCATCTGTTTATGGAAATCCAACTGATAATTGCTTCCAACGCCTATTCATATCCTTTCAAGCGTCAATATATGGTTTTTTAAATGCTTGTCGACCACTTTTGGAGCTTGATAGAACATATTTAAAGAGCAAGTATCTTGGTACATTACTTCTAGCCACCGGATTTGATGGTGATGGGGCTCTCTTTCCTCTGGCTTTTGGTGTTGTTGACGAGGAGAATGATGAAAATTGGATGTGGTTTCTGTCAGAACTTCATAACCTGATGGAGACAAACACCGAAAACATGCCAAGGCTTACAATTTTGTCCGACAGGCAGAAGGGAATAGTAGATGGTGTGGAAGCAAATTTTCCCACTGCCTTCCATGGATTTTGTATGCGTCACTTGAGTGACAGCTTTCGCAAGGAGTTTAACAACACAATACTTGTTGATCTTCTATGGGAAGCTGCTCAAGTTCTTACCATACTTGAATTTGAAGCAAAAGTTTTAGAGATTGAAGAAATATCACAAGATGCTGCGTACTGGATTCGAAGAATTCCACCTCATCTGTGGGCTACTGCATACTTTGAGGGGCAaagcttctttcatttttcagcAAACATAGTTGAATCTTTAAACACATGGATATTAGAGGCATCTGGGCTTCCAATAATTCAAATGATGGAATGCATAAGAAGACAGCTAATGACTTGGTTTAACGAGCGGCGAGAGAACAGCATGCAGTGGACATCAATACTTGTACCTTCAGCTGAGAGAGTTGTTACAGAAGCTCTTGATCGTGCGAGGACACACCAGGTACTTCGTGCCACTGATGCTGAATTTGAAGTTATATCACATGAAGGAACAAACACTGTTGATATTAGGACCCGTTGTTGTCAATGTCGTGGGTGGCAGCTCTATGGTTTGCCTTGTGCACATGCTGTGGCTGCTCTTCTCTCTATTAGGCAGAATGTGCAAAGATTCACAGAAACCTGTTTTACTGTTGCAAACTACAGAAAGACATACTCACAGACCATACACCCAATTCCTGATAAATCTCTGTGGAAGGAGTTGTCGGAGGCTGAGGGGGTTGTCACTGTTTCTGATGTTGatcaacttcaacttcaactcACTATTAACCCTCCTAAATCACTCAGGCCACCGGGGAGACCCAGAAAGAAACGGGTTCGGGCAGAAGACCGTGGCCGCATAAAACGGGTTGTGCATTGCAGTCGTTGCAATCAAACGGGTCACTTTAGAACTACCTGTGCAGCTCCCATCTGA